The DNA region GTGTTCATCCTGCCATGTTTACAAagaagtttgaatttaaaataggaGTTAGATTTGTCTGAATAGAACAACTGGAAATTGCTTCAGGGTCAAATGTAATCTTAACAGCTTACTTTTGATAATAATGTGGAAGCTTTACCTTTGCATAATAGAGACTTGTTTAAATGGTTGTATTGGATGATTGAACACAAATTTAAGATAAGAGGTTCGCgagaagtaaattttctttttagcttagattttactatttatgtaatattaattctttagtagtaataaggaaagaaaacaagATGTTGAAAGTGAAGAggtaataaaagtaaacttttatttaataatcgaCAAAGAAGCAtcatttgagtatttttttaacattataaatataaaatagaagtaGTTAGTTGGTTTCtcgtatttaaactatttatgtttgttttcgAATGTTACGGTATTGGCGCCCTTTACTGTTCTGAGACAATTTTTATCAGTGCATCTGCGCTTGTTGGTGCGTCTTTCCTATGTAACTGATAAAGGTATGATATGAGAAACTTGTTTACTAGGAATGTTGAATAGGTTAGAAAGGCTTCCTGTGTTAGCTTGCTTCCGTCCTTGGCATTCAGAATTGCCAAGGGCTCTCTGCCAAACATCCACATTTTGGGAATGCAAACCCACTACGGCGCACTTCTGTTGCATTTATTAAACGCTAATTTGCTTTTGTGAAAGTGTAAGCTCTTTTCTCTAATAGATTATGACAGATATAACTTAAGTAACAACATCCAGCATTTATCGCAtcctattcttatttttttataaaacaattattctaaatttgttggatttttttttgtcttgctGCTTTTTTCCTAGAGTTTTTTAATCGCTTGAAGCTCCATGCATGGGAATGCGAtttgaaaaaatggaaatttaatacGTATTCCTACAGTTGCGGTGAGGTTTGTGCGCTACATTTTACTTTGTCTTTATATCTTgctcttcaatattttaattttttttcaacagttgaaggaaaatttttagcTGAACCCATACATGATTCGCCCATACTCTTTTAGAATCAGCATTTTTTCGTCTTAAATAGTACTGACAAATATCAGGGGGTGCGTCAATTGATTGCTTTTTACGATCGTTTAATAAGGTGTTATAGTAAAGCAATTATTACGCGTGTTGATTTCCGGCTGATTCAGAGGAATTTTCATCTGTTTTCAAAACGATGTCTCCAGActgttggatttttaaatttattactactGCGATTTTTATCTTCGAAATTGTTGCAGGATGAAAATATCAGCAATCGATTGTTTTTTACAATCGTTTAATAAGGTGTAATAGTAAAGCAATTAATACACTTGTTGATTTCCGGCTGATTCAGAAGAATTTTCGTCTGTTTTCAAAACGATGTCTTCCAGTCTgctggatttttaaatttatcactaCTAAGATTTTTCCCGCAAAATTATTACAAGATGAAAATATCAGCAATCGATTGCTTTTTACGATCGTTTAATAAGGTGTAATAGTAAAGCAGTTAATACACTTGTTGATTTCCGGCTGATTCAGAGGAATTTTCGACTGTCTTTAAAACGATGTCTCCAgtcagtttcatttttaaatttatttctactgCGATTTTTAACGTCAAATTTGTTTCGagatgataaaatttaactatcgATGTTTTTGATGCCTCTATGAATCTTCGATCTATTGTTGGANTGCTTTTTACGATCGTTTAATAAGGTGTTATAGTAAAGCAATTATTACGCGTGTTGATTTCCGGCTGATTCAGAGGAATTTTCATCTGTTTTCAAAACGATGTCTCCAGActgttggatttttaaatttattactactGCGATTTTTATCTTCGAAATTGTTGCAGGATGAAAATATCAGCAATCGATTGTTTTTTACAATCGTTTAATAAGGTGTAATAGTAAAGCAATTAATACACTTGTTGATTTCCGGCTGATTCAGAGGAATTTTCGACtgtctttaaaatgatgtctCCAGGcagtttgattattaaatttattgctactGCGATTTTTATCGTCGAAATTATTGCGagatgataaaatttaactattgatGCTTTTGATGCCTCTATGAATCTTTGAACTATTGctagaaaagaacatttttctttatattttctacaattttctaaaataaattcccCTCCGGTAACAAAATAATATCGATGCATCTtcgtagtaaaattttttatttcgtttcagCCTCAGACTAATGGAATTAAAAACTTAACCCGAAGATAAAGATCCTATAGCCTTGATATATTCCTAGTTTTTTACCATATAAACATgttcgaatattttatttaaagttctaaagggtttatgcttttttattgattatatgttaataataatataaatgtttgcaaATACCTATCTATAATTCTacgtacaaaatatttttcaaagcgaATGAAAAAGTTGCAGATATCTTTGATTAATTCGAACATTAAATGTAAATGTCAATAATTTATTGCTTGTAATAAAGATACTATGTTATATTTTCCTGTTTAAATCCCTTAGAAAGCATATACCTTTTCTTTcactgcgtttttttttttttttttcctttgtgaaAGCTTTAGATAGCTATGTTTGAGAACTCATAATTGTTAaatgttgttattaattttgcttctagtattaaaatttaagagataatatattatttataacccagttttctttctattaaaaatgatattttgcccacaacaaaatttcttcataaataagttcaaattatttcatcgtctattaaaatttaagagataatatatataactgtgttataaatttatttttaagccagttttctttctattaaaaatgatattttgcccataaaaaaatttcttcataaataagttcaaattatttcattgtcTATCGTTTGcataatattaagaattatttttacctCCCTTTTTATAGTTCACTTAACAAGATTAGAAATATAAGAACAGCAACTGCAGGGTAATCCccttagaaaaagaaaaaacatttcatttttttttcctgaaatagaTTATCAAAACAGAATGAACACAAGGCTCTAAAAGTCCTGATTTAACACTACTTAAAATAATACTCAAAGGCAAAATAggatattcaaataatttagctCTTTAATAGATAATGTAAATCCTTCATCTTGTCTGATAACATGTTGAAGACccttggaaaattaaaattattgagttgaagatttttaatatttcagaaatataaattttgtgttataaatttctgtttcttataattgtatgtttttgattttttagatCTCATCTGTTGTCTTCTCATACTTAATGGAGTTCTTGGTCATCCACAGAGGTGAATTCTGCCCAGCACAACACAAATAAAGTGTATTGTTGGATTTATTtgtgagaatttatttttttgcgcgaAGATTACTTAAGAAGCAGATATTGCTGCATCATTTCAGTTTGTGAAGCACATCagattatctttattttgaaatcatccactaagaaaaacttattttcatttaactgGGGCATTCTCCACCAAGGCATGACTATGAAGCATAAGTTGATGAGACCCGGCCCATCCGAAATTGTTTACAAGAACATGAGGTTTTTGATAATGGACAGGCCAACGGATGCTACCATCAATGCATTTATAGAGGTAATGAATGAATTTAAggctcatttttaattaaaaccttattataatatttaaccaaCTCCTAAGCGATGACAGTAAGTTTTTGCAGCTTGTGTAAATGTTTTAAGTGCTTCTCTCaaattttcctttccttttagaagtatttttttaaaaccttttatgctgaaatcattaaatttgttatattataaattcacATTATCTGTGGTATTAGTTGAAATTCATGtgtattttctctttaatttgattcattaaacatagctgccaactctaggTACTGGATTTTGCAGTAgcctactggattttgccagtttctcctggtcaactggtttaataaatattctcctggtttttgtacattttataaaattccctacaattaagaaaattccCTTAAAATctctattgaaatttaatttttgagcagattattgcttgctttaatatttaaacaagttttactAATGCATAAAGAAACGagccttatttataaaaatcagttaactatctttgatgaattaaatacctattactcattaaaattaagagtaaacataatacataacgtttcaagttcatttaatgttaatcatagttggaaaatatttcagttttttattttgataactaaaaatccataaaattccctatgtgtaaaatatttcgtaCTTTTTGTAACAAGtatcaagaaatttatattatttcgtaaaactCCAGGATTTTTCCTTATCTATGTTAGCagctataattaaataacagtctgatcaattttacttcaaatatcatttctacaaaaaataatNattaaatgaaaaaaaaaaaaaataataataaataaataaaggcacCAAGATTACAGGTGTTACCAAAATTTCACagtgaatatatatatgttttagcatttgtgttcaaaaataattttctgggTGAACTATTAATTCAAGTAAGAAACATtggatcaaaaatttaaatttttcgattattcaaaccaattattttgaaaactacattaGTAATCCTAGGAAATAGGTTATTCTGTATGCACAGAAATCAGAAATATTGggataaaaagctaaaaatacagaacaaataatgatacaatattttttatccagaAAATCAGAAGTTTCAGAAGAACTGCAAActctaatattattaaacttaagcattattatgttaaaataaaggggggggggagatatTTTACTCtctattattcttatttaaacaaTAGTACTGAAACTTCATACTGtacttttactgaaatttagtaTTGCAACccatttttccttttcatcattccattattttgttagtttttttttttttactaattatctttaatataaaatatatactatatattgccttgaatatattaaaatttgtattgattcaatggattaaaaacaaatgcatattttataaaacttaatttatactaatattataaattgtatacAGCTAAACAAGATATTAAATAGATAATACTGAAGTACAGCATTTTTATTGTACAGACAAGCAAGGggagaaatttatcattaacatagattatgaaaataatatatgttaatgattatatgaatatatatattcatgaatatatgttacatatttatttgcattttaagtgaagttgaaaagtaatattacagcatatttaaaacattcagttatttttcttagtcTATAATTATATTAGCATACTTAAAGAACAAAAGtggttcttttttaattgttattgaaaatattaattaataattaaatactttgaaatagtttagttaatttcaattgcttaaatatttttgacatattgttaaaaaatcaaaatctttttttttcccaactAGGAATTTTTACAACCTTCAAATAACctgctttttaaaagataatataacTGGAAAAACCTaaacatgtttttatgtttaaacttaaaattgcaacGGAATGCAGTTAATATTAGCCcaagtgtttaaaataaaaatatgtaaacaaattcTCCAATTTACATAATAGAAATCTATGTTTGTACAGAACTCTTTCCTTTTGTGCTACTGTTAGTAttagtaactttttaattaatttcttatatgaaaaatttacttttatttataaattttagtattagcTGTTTTTCGTAGCTCTGAATCAGTAGTAACTCAGctcttgattatttaaaataataaggtgccattattattaacaatgctacaatatttatccaaaatttctgaaatatccCTAAAAGCACATTAAAGTAATTAGGTCCAAAAAgctatgtttttaattactatatataatcattactaaaatgtaaaataaatgctaataatttataatgcatacatttgaagtgatttaaaatccatattactagtattaaaagaaattcttttattatttatgaacttttaacAAGATTAACTATACGTaagttattcctttttattaggagcttaaaagcaaaaatgtaaCAGAAGTTGTAAGAGTATGTGAACCCACTTATCAAAAAGAAGCTTTGGAGATGCATGGAATAAAAGTAttggtaagtttttaaaatcagttatttattcatttttatttattattttatgtaaaagaagGGATGGAAAcataagtttttctgttgttcATGATTTTAGAATCAACTGTACCTAGTTTTTACCATCTGtcagttttatttcaatacaaagaTAAACTTGCATTTCAATGCAAGTAATATCTTTTGTTCACcattaaaaattgtgtaaagttttattttattaatttttatctgtttttacttgtttatgttGAAAATTGCTAATTGCtttgttattctttattttaaaaataatctttacacctataaaattgtataattaataattgcattattattagtttttattatttttattttcattaaagaatcttattaacaaagttatttttaaatgctaaagcGACAGTATCAGTAAATAAAGACATgtctctaatttaaataattactttcttagaaaaaaattacctccAACCAATATTttacaactaattaaaaatacaaataaacaaaacaaaattttttttttaaagttttcttaaggaaaaaaattgtgtttgaacaatattaaaattttcttctcttgttGGGATAACCTGTGTATCTCTGCCACTATTATTTAGAACATGATAATGTATCGTGTAAATAAACACGACAATGTATGaaagaaatcatttaaagaaaaaggaaaggaGAAATATAGCATTataggtaaaattttataacatttgccaccaaacaaaattttatagttattcatAGCAGCACCATCTATTGACAAACTTggtaacaaattttgaaactttttaataatgaaatcttGTTTCCAACAAACACAGTAAACTGtacaaattttatctttttctgtcttttatatgtatttaaaataatcaatcatATTTGGGACAGCTAGTATGTGTCTCATttgcatttgttattaaatatataagataagaAAGTGTGTGCTATTATCGAGATGGTATTaagtatattgaaatttttttttactgtctcTTGCAGGATTGGCAGTTTGACGATGGATCTCCTCCACCAGTTAAAATCATGAATGATTGGTTTGATCTTCTAAGGAAaaggtttaaagaaaaaacagactGTTGTGTTGCTGTCCATTGTGTTGCTGGTCTGGGCAGGTAAATAGCCTCACTTATTGATccaacttataatttttgggACACATAAAACCACATTTGCTTATACAAAATGTTGATTAAAGCCAGAGATCCACAACCTATGACCTATAACACAAAAGTGGCGCACCAAACTTTTTATTTGGCCCTTAAACTgtctaaaatatcaataaaagtatgaaggggaaaaaaatgtaagGACCTTTTTTTTCAGCCATGCTTTGTAACAATAAGCTACTGATCTAGTTTACAGATTTTCTCAGAGTATCAAAAGGTAACAGTTTTGTTGTTTCAACTTTTGATTGTGGCAATGGATTCAGTGTTCGTAGTGAACTGTATTACTATTTTACgcaaataaaatgacaaaaacatAGATCATTCTAAcatatcatttcaaaattcagggatctgtccagaccgaatttactaccgtttagcggtaccttcacaaattcactTTTAGGTAAagcggtagtttcacaaattcaactttaggaaaaacggtagtttcacaaaatactttttcttaaaactttacttttgtgtcccttaagaaacgataaatctatatttttacaatgtttttgtattgattttttaatacaatttttaatttttcacaaattatgcctaatttttcacaaaataggtacctttcagaaaatcctagacagacccctgaaattGACAACCCATACCAACTGACAACTGAgccttttcatcttttttttttttaaagcattggcaatttgaattcaattttgcaatttcattttctgaataACAATCAAAGTTAACTTTCTTTTGTATCCCTctaaatattttacggtaattgtGCATTATTCTTACTCTTGATTATCAATTTGTTTAGATTtacttacatttaatattttttatcattttacttgAGCAAAACATTTGGTTATGCCATATGCTGTCAAAATTACTTTCTAAGAGAAACTAAATACTTCCTGAATTTTTACAAGTGTTTTATTAATGTTGAcctaaaggtgcttttttcattggatgtttttaaaaagtgcttaattttcgcTTTTCCAAATTGAggtttttcctttaccatgttgatttttgctatgaattatgcagaaagacactgttcacattgttctattcaacattttcacaattaatttaacCCCAATCTGTTTCGGCACATCGTCAGTCCGTaacgtatgaaaacgccattcgatttacatgattcaaaaattttaacaattgtcaaaaacaattccaaag from Parasteatoda tepidariorum isolate YZ-2023 chromosome 2, CAS_Ptep_4.0, whole genome shotgun sequence includes:
- the LOC107448828 gene encoding protein tyrosine phosphatase type IVA 2: MTMKHKLMRPGPSEIVYKNMRFLIMDRPTDATINAFIEELKSKNVTEVVRVCEPTYQKEALEMHGIKVLDWQFDDGSPPPVKIMNDWFDLLRKRFKEKTDCCVAVHCVAGLGRAPVLVAIALIELGMKYEDAVELIRQKRRGAINAKQLAFLEKYRPKSRLKSQNGLKQCCIQ